A genomic stretch from Terriglobus sp. RCC_193 includes:
- a CDS encoding PqqD family protein: MKILEPVDDTLSTQVGEEIILLSMREANPKYFGLHGSAIRMWQLIETKTHSEEMICAVLQEEFEAPEEQVRQDVANTLNGLESRNLIRRR, from the coding sequence ATGAAAATTCTTGAGCCAGTAGATGACACGCTCTCAACACAGGTGGGAGAAGAGATCATTCTCCTTTCCATGAGAGAAGCCAATCCGAAATACTTCGGCCTGCACGGCAGCGCAATACGCATGTGGCAGTTAATCGAGACCAAAACACACTCCGAAGAGATGATCTGTGCCGTACTCCAGGAAGAGTTTGAAGCACCGGAAGAACAGGTTCGTCAGGATGTTGCGAACACGCTGAATGGACTTGAAAGCCGCAACCTGATCCGGCGGCGTTGA
- a CDS encoding lasso peptide biosynthesis B2 protein: MTRSIPDVDCSTEDRVEADPPLRCNKWTLLLPVFLILAFRCLLLLFPLGTLARFLGLRFKATSGIDDRHRPFVNAVRDRMSFINIHYPMLGDCVPQCLAAGMMLRLRSVDTTLHFGVIKSPFPGDPLQAHAWLSAGSIVVTGGGSSAVYQELGLSKPSNT, translated from the coding sequence ATGACACGCTCTATCCCAGACGTCGACTGCAGTACAGAGGACCGGGTTGAGGCGGATCCACCTCTGCGTTGCAACAAATGGACATTACTTCTTCCAGTGTTCTTAATTCTGGCTTTTCGCTGTCTGCTCTTGCTCTTCCCGCTTGGCACGCTTGCCCGGTTTCTCGGATTACGCTTTAAAGCAACAAGCGGAATCGATGATCGCCACCGTCCCTTCGTAAACGCGGTGCGAGACCGCATGTCATTCATCAACATCCACTACCCAATGCTGGGCGACTGTGTACCTCAATGCCTTGCGGCAGGAATGATGTTGCGGTTGCGTAGTGTGGATACAACATTGCACTTTGGGGTAATCAAGTCACCTTTTCCTGGCGATCCGCTACAAGCCCACGCATGGCTCTCTGCCGGAAGCATCGTTGTCACTGGCGGAGGCTCCAGCGCTGTCTATCAGGAATTGGGGTTGTCTAAGCCATCGAATACCTAA
- a CDS encoding prenyltransferase/squalene oxidase repeat-containing protein: MEFRLRDGETQVDLQQQFRRNDGVYPQLAHYLSSPALSGVDGLEHFANELSDVSSVLSRHVDEIFLEFDLPFGREPSFPSIFLSLPDDPATAREVAARAINLLSGQASSNLQTAVDHCIGTCKNGEFVSGLGLMLGRTGDFVRINVKRLLPSTVECYLAGIGYSGNCRAAAEQFTASLTNADRVTLALDLKPQSDTVQVLPRIGMECFFDEQPDADPLWEQTLSELCEDNLCSTAKLHALMALPGETLPISTETPWPLDLIAQSTAQPEDHFSAFVRKLYHLKLSGEPGGQWEAKAYLGASHEWIAPAATRSWKAPSGPPRKTTLRDEQTPHGISDAIEAGTHRLLRCQPQSGLWRDFKTPSLSDEWVSAFIAFHLLDTDFPSVRDAAEECAAALLRTQRSDGGWGYWIHQAPDADSTAWVLHLLKRLHLEHSEAFKNGMNFLRRHTSENGGVRTYADHVQLSTRMGMAVDESFGGWEQTHICVTAAAAPLLPDTSLVFLRRLQRNGHWSGYWWHGDAYPTAMAVSALAGRSEYADIVSAAQRWAAASILEIGNSKERNAFDLAFCLKALCAADLHHHSQQIHFAIELLLHLQIEDGWLPAARMRIPLPSTIVCNGNERVHLDYRGNFTTAAVVSALAIAQRALQQQGNSL; encoded by the coding sequence TTGGAGTTTCGCCTGCGGGACGGAGAAACGCAGGTCGACCTGCAGCAGCAATTTCGACGTAACGATGGCGTCTATCCGCAATTGGCGCACTATCTCTCATCGCCAGCGCTCTCAGGAGTAGATGGCCTCGAACACTTTGCCAACGAACTCTCAGACGTCAGCAGTGTTCTATCGCGCCATGTTGACGAAATTTTTCTTGAATTCGATCTGCCCTTCGGTCGCGAGCCATCCTTTCCCTCAATATTTCTTTCCTTACCGGATGATCCGGCTACCGCACGTGAAGTTGCAGCGCGAGCTATCAATCTTCTCTCAGGACAGGCCTCGTCCAATTTGCAAACTGCAGTAGATCACTGCATAGGAACATGTAAGAACGGGGAGTTCGTCTCCGGTCTGGGACTCATGCTTGGACGCACTGGCGATTTCGTGCGGATCAACGTGAAACGACTTCTTCCATCCACCGTGGAATGCTATCTTGCCGGCATCGGCTATTCCGGTAATTGCCGTGCAGCGGCCGAACAATTTACCGCATCACTGACCAACGCTGATCGGGTGACCCTGGCTTTGGACCTGAAGCCTCAGAGCGATACAGTTCAAGTTCTTCCGCGCATTGGCATGGAATGTTTCTTCGATGAACAGCCAGATGCCGACCCTCTATGGGAACAGACACTCAGCGAACTCTGCGAGGACAATCTGTGTAGCACTGCAAAGCTGCATGCGTTGATGGCGCTGCCTGGAGAGACTTTGCCAATCAGCACAGAAACACCGTGGCCATTGGATCTGATTGCACAATCGACTGCGCAGCCCGAAGACCACTTCTCCGCTTTCGTGCGCAAGCTCTATCATCTGAAGCTCAGCGGCGAACCAGGGGGACAATGGGAAGCAAAGGCTTACCTTGGCGCCTCGCATGAATGGATCGCACCGGCAGCAACGCGTTCATGGAAGGCACCCAGCGGCCCCCCTCGCAAAACAACGCTTCGCGACGAACAAACCCCGCATGGCATTTCAGATGCGATCGAAGCTGGCACACATCGGCTGCTTCGGTGTCAGCCGCAAAGCGGTTTGTGGCGCGACTTTAAAACGCCGTCACTCAGTGATGAGTGGGTGAGCGCATTCATTGCCTTCCATCTTCTGGATACAGACTTCCCTTCTGTGCGCGATGCTGCAGAAGAATGCGCTGCAGCTCTGCTGCGAACGCAGCGAAGCGATGGCGGGTGGGGATATTGGATTCATCAGGCACCAGATGCAGATAGCACGGCATGGGTGCTGCACTTATTGAAACGTCTCCATCTCGAGCATAGCGAAGCGTTCAAGAATGGAATGAATTTTCTTCGACGTCATACCTCTGAGAATGGCGGCGTCCGCACATATGCAGATCATGTGCAACTCTCCACGCGAATGGGCATGGCAGTGGACGAATCGTTTGGCGGTTGGGAGCAAACCCACATATGCGTCACGGCAGCCGCAGCCCCACTCCTTCCCGACACTTCACTCGTATTTCTTCGCCGTCTGCAGCGTAATGGCCACTGGTCAGGCTATTGGTGGCATGGCGATGCCTATCCAACCGCTATGGCTGTATCTGCCCTGGCAGGTAGAAGTGAATATGCCGATATCGTAAGTGCAGCACAACGATGGGCTGCCGCTTCCATACTTGAGATCGGCAACAGTAAAGAGAGGAATGCGTTTGATCTCGCGTTCTGCCTCAAGGCACTTTGTGCCGCCGACCTCCACCACCATTCACAGCAAATACATTTCGCAATAGAGCTTTTGCTCCACCTTCAGATAGAAGATGGATGGCTGCCCGCAGCGCGTATGCGGATTCCATTGCCATCAACCATTGTCTGTAATGGGAACGAGAGGGTTCACCTGGACTATCGCGGCAACTTTACGACTGCGGCCGTGGTATCCGCACTGGCGATAGCGCAACGTGCATTGCAACAACAGGGGAACAGCCTGTGA
- a CDS encoding MarR family winged helix-turn-helix transcriptional regulator: MQLSFALYGAANRMARLHKPFLEPLGLTFPQYLVVLELFSSAPCAVGELGATLGMDTGTITPLLKRLEVSGMVTRRRDPGDERRVLINLTEAAAAMRDDIWGITEKIKTACNFTNRELAQLRDTLDAFARPATD; this comes from the coding sequence ATGCAACTCTCTTTTGCCCTTTATGGCGCGGCCAACCGCATGGCGCGCTTGCATAAGCCATTTCTTGAGCCGCTTGGCCTGACGTTTCCACAGTATCTGGTGGTGCTCGAACTATTCAGCAGCGCACCCTGTGCCGTAGGAGAGTTGGGGGCAACGCTAGGTATGGACACCGGAACGATCACGCCCCTGCTCAAGCGGCTTGAAGTATCAGGCATGGTGACACGGAGACGCGATCCGGGCGATGAACGCCGTGTCCTCATTAACCTCACCGAAGCAGCCGCAGCCATGCGCGATGACATCTGGGGCATCACTGAAAAGATCAAGACCGCCTGCAACTTTACCAATCGGGAGTTGGCTCAGCTCCGCGATACGCTTGACGCGTTTGCACGCCCAGCTACTGATTGA
- a CDS encoding NADPH-dependent F420 reductase, whose amino-acid sequence MKIGIIGSGNIGATLARKLVAHGDEVKIANSRGPETIRDLAQELGATAVSKEQAVKDVEIVILSVPFAKNPDLASVLSGVPTDVVVIDTSNYYPFRDGAITEIDNGKPESIWVSERIGRPVIKAWNAMLSATLSEKGMPQGTKGRIAIPVAGDNARAKNTAMRLVEITGFDALDAGDLANSWRQQPGTPAYCTELTLPDLQDALSAADKARAPRDRDALIKGFMEAKAPLSHEQIIARNREVTARR is encoded by the coding sequence ATGAAGATCGGCATTATTGGTTCCGGCAATATCGGCGCGACACTTGCTCGAAAACTGGTAGCGCATGGCGACGAAGTAAAAATTGCAAATTCGAGAGGGCCGGAGACCATTCGCGACCTCGCCCAAGAACTCGGTGCTACTGCCGTTAGCAAGGAACAAGCGGTAAAGGACGTTGAAATTGTGATTTTATCGGTCCCTTTCGCGAAGAATCCCGATCTGGCAAGCGTCCTGAGTGGTGTTCCTACGGACGTTGTTGTGATTGATACCTCGAATTACTATCCCTTCCGTGACGGTGCAATCACAGAGATCGATAACGGCAAACCCGAAAGCATATGGGTGAGTGAACGGATTGGCCGACCAGTCATCAAGGCGTGGAATGCGATGCTGTCCGCCACCCTTTCCGAAAAAGGAATGCCGCAGGGCACGAAAGGCCGCATCGCCATCCCTGTCGCCGGTGATAACGCAAGGGCAAAAAACACTGCGATGCGACTGGTGGAAATCACCGGTTTCGACGCATTGGATGCCGGCGATCTCGCGAATTCCTGGCGCCAGCAGCCGGGCACACCCGCCTATTGCACGGAACTGACGCTGCCTGATCTTCAGGATGCGTTATCGGCGGCGGACAAGGCACGCGCGCCCCGTGATCGCGACGCGCTGATAAAGGGCTTCATGGAGGCGAAGGCCCCACTCAGCCATGAGCAGATCATAGCGCGCAACCGCGAGGTCACGGCCCGACGGTGA
- a CDS encoding tyrosine-type recombinase/integrase, with protein MKRYIKPVARANGINKNIGWHTFRHSFGTLLKANGEDVKTVHELLRHANSKITLDVHTQAVNSHKRAAQSKVVQMMVPSVGQKAGEMDPQKALVGA; from the coding sequence ATGAAGCGGTACATCAAGCCGGTCGCCAGGGCGAACGGCATCAACAAGAACATCGGTTGGCATACCTTCCGTCATTCCTTCGGCACACTGCTGAAGGCCAACGGGGAAGACGTGAAGACCGTCCACGAGCTTTTGCGGCACGCCAACAGCAAGATCACGCTCGATGTTCACACGCAGGCCGTGAACTCGCACAAGCGGGCAGCACAGAGCAAGGTTGTTCAGATGATGGTTCCCAGCGTGGGTCAGAAGGCGGGTGAGATGGACCCGCAGAAAGCCCTGGTTGGAGCGTAA
- a CDS encoding PIN domain-containing protein — MTEQKRVVLDANILRAVFEVRVRSFLETCEDSVSFYAPDICFADARKYIPSIFRETSNRPWPRNSRARSSVAFR; from the coding sequence ATGACAGAGCAGAAGCGGGTTGTGCTCGATGCGAACATCCTCCGTGCCGTCTTCGAGGTTCGCGTGCGTAGCTTTCTTGAAACCTGCGAAGACTCCGTATCGTTCTACGCACCGGACATCTGTTTTGCGGATGCACGCAAGTACATTCCTTCCATCTTCAGAGAAACGTCGAATCGACCCTGGCCCCGGAATTCTCGTGCTCGATCATCTGTCGCGTTTCGTTGA
- a CDS encoding PIN domain-containing protein, whose translation MHASTFLPSSEKRRIDPGPGILVLDHLSRFVEVVDRSLYEEHEASARERMISRDEEDWPIVTSRQCAKV comes from the coding sequence ATGCACGCAAGTACATTCCTTCCATCTTCAGAGAAACGTCGAATCGACCCTGGCCCCGGAATTCTCGTGCTCGATCATCTGTCGCGTTTCGTTGAAGTGGTGGATAGGAGTCTTTACGAAGAACATGAAGCCTCTGCGCGTGAACGAATGATCTCCCGTGACGAAGAGGATTGGCCGATTGTTACATCCAGGCAGTGTGCGAAGGTGTAG
- a CDS encoding TonB-dependent receptor domain-containing protein yields MQPPSGLGTQNFSGTYTSNPADFVNVSGSGVADFLMDQMNSSSLSTVAPFTDLRWYYAGFLQDDWKLTPRFTLNLGIRWEYSQPIRERNNQHANFYGTYAGMNQGTGTLLIPSSQSGYPFSAELTSALAADNINVQYTINNYLVNPKRYNFAPRVGFSYLVDPKTVLRGGFGMFYGGLENIGLGLNLAYNAPFFVNASFIPTPNQCYNLNGTVNCPTNGQTLETGFGTAATSNAALAAASGVSTIYAQDQNAKSSYNMAYNLSLQHSLSSTMSFTIGYQGNQSRHLRSSYNANTYAGYVPAGANGQLYQPFYDFSIVNVTSGGIARYDSLQAKIEKRYAGGLYFLGSYTFAHCLDVTIGQSSSSREIIRSRAEASCSS; encoded by the coding sequence TTGCAGCCCCCCAGCGGTCTGGGAACACAGAATTTCTCCGGTACCTACACGTCGAACCCTGCGGACTTCGTGAATGTCTCCGGTTCGGGCGTAGCCGACTTCCTGATGGATCAGATGAACAGCTCCTCACTGAGCACGGTGGCGCCGTTCACCGATCTGCGTTGGTACTATGCAGGGTTTCTGCAGGACGACTGGAAGCTCACTCCTCGCTTCACGCTTAACCTTGGCATTCGTTGGGAATACTCACAACCTATCCGCGAACGCAACAATCAGCATGCCAACTTCTATGGCACATACGCTGGCATGAACCAGGGTACCGGCACCCTGCTGATCCCTTCATCGCAATCGGGTTATCCGTTCTCAGCGGAGCTTACCAGTGCGTTGGCTGCGGACAACATTAACGTGCAGTACACCATCAACAATTACCTGGTGAACCCGAAGAGGTATAACTTCGCTCCGCGTGTAGGCTTCTCCTACCTGGTGGATCCGAAGACAGTGCTCCGCGGCGGCTTCGGTATGTTCTACGGCGGCCTTGAGAACATCGGCCTTGGTCTGAACCTTGCATACAACGCACCGTTCTTCGTGAATGCGAGCTTTATCCCGACACCGAACCAGTGCTACAACCTGAATGGAACGGTGAACTGCCCAACAAACGGACAGACCCTTGAAACGGGCTTCGGCACGGCTGCTACCAGTAACGCAGCACTGGCAGCAGCATCCGGTGTCAGCACCATTTATGCCCAGGATCAAAACGCCAAAAGTTCTTACAACATGGCGTACAACCTGAGCCTGCAGCACTCGCTGTCCAGCACCATGTCATTCACCATCGGCTACCAGGGCAACCAGAGCCGTCACCTCCGCTCAAGCTATAACGCGAACACCTATGCGGGGTATGTTCCCGCCGGCGCAAATGGCCAGCTCTACCAGCCGTTTTATGATTTCTCGATCGTGAACGTCACCAGCGGCGGCATTGCCCGCTACGATTCGCTGCAGGCGAAGATCGAGAAGCGGTACGCTGGTGGGCTGTACTTTCTGGGCAGCTACACCTTCGCACACTGCCTGGATGTAACAATCGGCCAATCCTCTTCGTCACGGGAGATCATTCGTTCACGCGCAGAGGCTTCATGTTCTTCGTAA
- a CDS encoding carboxypeptidase regulatory-like domain-containing protein, with protein sequence MRSSIIIPFIERRPLRGIALVAVLSSAAALAQVPTATLSGTVHDTSGALLPNANVILTNSASGDTRKVTSNSAGVFTFPALQSGTYDVNVTASGFAGFTQRALHLDPGDQRALNDIQLGLASSSEQVVVTADAARIDTTSGETSALITAQDIEHLAVQGRDVTELFKILPGFANANQGISNTAYDPSQVAVNGAIGSYAANGTPLSGVSLKWDGANITDPGNYGAGIQNVNYDMVSEVKVQVANFTADQAQGPIVVSAVTQAGGNNFHGSLYTYARTSQLNSADWLAKELGYVKPPDRYVYPGFTIGGPVLIPGTKFNHNRRITFFAGAEDYAQRNSYAYGAASSAIVHALVPTQAMRNGDFSASQLATYLGSSISSSTYTNINQVPTVNKYGQAVTNGNIASSIDAGGAALLNALPLPNAASNGSYNYIAQNLINNNMWQALGRVDVAFSDRFKFFTRYSIERGASGVPQVPYYSPSSTIGAVNTPGGLLSTINSQSLAANLAMVLNSTTTNEVFASFSYLNQSFQAKDNSLLQKSKYGYPYAGAYVNGSTALPQLQDYGVDGLPLAMVQDFSYGPIYAKKFLPDVGDNFTKVVRSHTLKAGVYVEQVVNNERTPFATTNGALASYYIGSTITDVDGSTYTSSGNYVANALQGVFGSYTQQNILPSNDLYFWNIDFYGTDSWKVNNRLTINYGLRLEHLSPWNDRHGRGVPIFDPSTLNQASSSTRPLPGLRWHQYDPTVPTTGIDPRAFFYEPRVGLSFDVFGTGKTVLRGGYGQYRFHDSFNDVTDAVSQTIGQQTTYVSGSGGVTLAGVSTRNLSVSTSGTAVSTADTNIRGFLRGDNEAAMTQTYSVAIDQILPYKTQIEVSYIGNSSNHLLNNGSNQTGNLDNMNALSYGALFAPNSSTGVRPTPTTVANFSQNTIDSHRPYGTNPYSPSAGTYGSSPYASVNNYTNIYVPQHVAFSNYNAFQVALARQTGPLRYGVNYTFSKALGILGAVGGGNPVDPTNMLRNYGVMPTDRTHIFNANYSYTVGSPVKNKFAGAFANGWEVSGITQIQSGQNIQVALNTPNFTPVIQLSDANYGGTTTQSASVGSLAMLGTPDITVQPTFNCSPRSGLAAHQYVNGSCFRLGAQTANGPTVQGPAFYPYLHGPLYFQSDLNASKGIHVTEHQVLTFRLSAFNFLNHPLYSFNSARASEYGNLTFTGANPGSALPQITSPTSAGNSFGTLTLKQGRRTLEVSLKYSF encoded by the coding sequence ATGCGTAGTTCCATCATCATTCCATTCATTGAACGTAGACCGCTTCGCGGCATTGCGCTGGTCGCGGTGCTGTCCAGCGCAGCCGCGCTGGCGCAGGTTCCCACAGCCACCCTCAGCGGCACAGTCCATGACACTTCCGGCGCTTTGCTGCCGAACGCAAACGTCATCCTCACCAACTCAGCTTCAGGCGACACCCGTAAGGTCACCAGCAACTCGGCCGGTGTCTTTACCTTCCCTGCGCTGCAGAGCGGAACGTATGACGTGAATGTAACGGCCAGCGGCTTTGCCGGATTCACCCAAAGGGCTCTGCATCTTGATCCCGGCGATCAGCGCGCACTGAACGACATTCAGCTTGGTCTGGCAAGCAGCAGCGAACAAGTTGTGGTGACGGCTGATGCTGCGCGCATCGATACGACCAGTGGAGAAACCTCTGCCCTGATCACCGCACAGGACATCGAGCATCTGGCCGTGCAGGGGCGCGATGTAACCGAACTCTTTAAGATCCTGCCGGGTTTCGCGAACGCCAATCAGGGTATAAGCAACACCGCGTACGATCCGTCGCAGGTCGCTGTGAATGGGGCCATTGGCAGCTACGCAGCAAACGGCACGCCTCTCTCCGGTGTCAGCCTGAAGTGGGACGGTGCCAACATTACTGATCCGGGCAATTACGGCGCTGGCATTCAGAACGTGAACTACGACATGGTGAGCGAAGTGAAGGTGCAGGTTGCCAACTTCACTGCGGACCAGGCGCAGGGACCGATCGTGGTGAGTGCGGTAACGCAGGCTGGAGGCAATAACTTCCACGGCAGCCTCTACACATATGCCCGCACGTCTCAGCTGAACTCTGCAGACTGGCTCGCCAAGGAGCTTGGATATGTGAAACCACCAGACAGGTACGTCTATCCAGGCTTTACTATCGGCGGTCCGGTTCTAATTCCCGGGACAAAATTCAACCACAACCGCCGCATCACCTTCTTTGCCGGCGCTGAAGATTACGCGCAGCGCAATAGTTATGCCTACGGCGCCGCGTCATCGGCGATCGTACACGCGCTGGTGCCGACGCAGGCCATGCGCAATGGCGATTTCAGCGCCTCACAACTGGCCACCTACCTGGGATCCAGCATCTCCAGCAGCACTTACACAAACATCAACCAGGTTCCCACCGTTAATAAGTATGGTCAGGCAGTAACCAACGGCAACATTGCCTCATCGATTGACGCCGGCGGCGCGGCACTTCTCAACGCGTTACCACTGCCAAACGCTGCCAGCAACGGCAGCTACAACTACATTGCGCAGAATCTGATCAACAACAACATGTGGCAGGCTCTTGGCCGCGTGGATGTTGCCTTCTCGGATCGCTTCAAATTCTTCACACGCTACTCCATTGAGCGCGGTGCCAGCGGCGTGCCACAGGTCCCGTACTATTCGCCATCGTCAACCATCGGTGCGGTCAATACTCCGGGAGGCTTGCTCAGCACCATTAACTCGCAGAGCCTCGCGGCCAACCTTGCCATGGTGCTCAACTCCACCACGACGAATGAAGTCTTTGCCTCGTTCTCATACCTTAACCAGTCATTCCAGGCAAAAGACAACTCCCTGCTGCAAAAAAGCAAGTATGGTTACCCGTACGCTGGCGCGTATGTGAACGGCAGCACTGCGCTTCCACAGCTTCAGGATTACGGCGTGGATGGCCTGCCACTCGCGATGGTTCAGGACTTTTCCTATGGCCCCATCTATGCCAAGAAGTTCCTTCCGGATGTGGGCGATAACTTCACCAAGGTAGTGCGTTCGCATACGTTGAAGGCCGGTGTCTATGTGGAGCAGGTGGTCAACAACGAACGCACTCCGTTCGCAACGACCAACGGCGCACTTGCTTCCTACTACATAGGATCGACCATCACCGATGTGGACGGCAGCACATACACCAGCAGCGGTAACTATGTGGCGAATGCCCTGCAGGGGGTCTTCGGCAGTTATACGCAGCAGAATATTCTGCCCAGCAACGATCTCTATTTCTGGAACATCGACTTTTATGGCACCGACTCGTGGAAGGTGAACAACCGTCTCACCATCAACTACGGCCTGCGCTTGGAGCACCTGTCACCATGGAACGATCGTCATGGCCGTGGCGTGCCAATCTTCGACCCCAGCACACTGAACCAGGCGTCTTCGTCAACGCGTCCGTTGCCCGGTCTGCGCTGGCACCAGTATGACCCCACAGTTCCAACCACCGGCATCGATCCGCGCGCCTTCTTCTATGAACCGCGCGTAGGTCTTTCCTTTGATGTCTTCGGCACGGGCAAGACGGTCCTTCGTGGTGGATACGGGCAGTATCGTTTCCACGACTCGTTCAATGACGTCACCGATGCGGTAAGTCAGACCATCGGCCAGCAGACGACGTACGTCTCAGGTAGCGGTGGTGTCACCCTGGCGGGCGTATCCACACGTAACCTGTCCGTCAGCACATCAGGAACTGCGGTTTCTACCGCTGACACGAACATCCGCGGCTTCCTCCGCGGTGACAACGAAGCTGCCATGACACAAACCTACAGCGTCGCAATCGATCAGATTCTGCCTTACAAGACCCAGATCGAAGTTTCCTACATTGGCAACTCCAGCAACCATCTGTTGAATAACGGCAGCAATCAGACGGGTAATCTGGACAACATGAATGCGCTGTCCTACGGTGCGCTGTTTGCCCCGAATAGTTCGACCGGCGTGCGTCCCACGCCTACGACAGTGGCAAACTTTTCACAGAACACCATTGACTCGCATCGGCCATACGGCACCAATCCGTACAGCCCCTCAGCCGGCACCTATGGCTCCAGTCCGTATGCTTCCGTGAATAACTACACAAATATCTACGTACCGCAGCACGTTGCATTCTCAAACTACAACGCCTTCCAGGTTGCCCTGGCGCGACAGACAGGGCCGCTACGCTATGGTGTGAATTACACCTTCAGCAAAGCACTGGGTATTCTTGGTGCCGTGGGTGGCGGTAACCCAGTTGATCCAACCAACATGCTCCGTAACTACGGTGTGATGCCAACGGACCGCACACACATCTTCAATGCCAACTACTCCTATACCGTTGGCAGCCCTGTAAAGAATAAGTTCGCCGGAGCATTCGCAAATGGCTGGGAAGTATCCGGCATTACGCAAATTCAAAGCGGCCAGAACATTCAGGTCGCCCTGAACACGCCGAACTTCACGCCGGTCATTCAACTCAGCGATGCGAACTACGGCGGCACTACAACACAGAGTGCCAGCGTGGGCAGCCTTGCCATGTTGGGGACACCGGACATCACGGTGCAGCCCACCTTCAACTGCAGCCCACGCTCAGGCCTGGCGGCGCATCAATACGTCAACGGCAGTTGCTTCCGCCTGGGAGCACAGACAGCCAACGGCCCCACAGTGCAGGGACCAGCGTTCTACCCATACCTGCATGGTCCGCTGTATTTCCAGTCAGACCTGAATGCGTCCAAGGGAATCCACGTTACGGAACATCAGGTGCTCACCTTCCGTCTATCCGCCTTCAACTTCCTCAACCACCCCCTGTACTCGTTTAACTCAGCACGCGCAAGCGAGTATGGCAACCTTACCTTTACAGGCGCGAACCCCGGCTCGGCGTTGCCGCAGATCACCTCGCCCACCAGTGCCGGCAACTCCTTCGGTACGCTGACCCTGAAGCAGGGCCGACGTACGCTTGAGGTTTCGCTGAAGTACTCGTTCTAA